A window of the Branchiostoma lanceolatum isolate klBraLanc5 chromosome 13, klBraLanc5.hap2, whole genome shotgun sequence genome harbors these coding sequences:
- the LOC136447521 gene encoding tryptophan 2,3-dioxygenase-like produces the protein MAEKGKDNDGKPAEQRNLVYGNYLQLEKILGAQARESEKHGRPAHDEHLFIVVHQAYELWFKQMIWELDSITGILETRDYREVRDNKMRLILSRGDRIKEILKVVVQQVSIVETIEPLDFVEFRDWLFPASGFESLQFRLLENKLGIRKEDRVKEYRFTPVNADDAGKLSNSEKQKSLLQLVQTWLENTFDNEAGGSFWTCYEDRIKQRLSGIKDESKRRATKEMFDNIVDEAKHDGLFNEGKRKLSHRALKGALMITYKRDELKFQEAYKFLRMLVDIDELLYKWRWNHVMMVQRMLGDKPGTGGGGYKYLRSTVCDSDNYKVFLDLFNIATFLIPTDVI, from the exons TGGAAAACCAGCCGAGCAGCGAAATCTTGTATACGGCAACTACTTACAG CTTGAGAAGATCCTGGGAGCGCAGGCGAGGGAGAGTGAGAAACATGGCCGTCCTGCCCACGATGAACACCTCTTCATCGTCGTGCATCAGG CGTACGAGTTGTGGTTCAAGCAGATGATATGGGAGCTGGATTCCATCACTGGGATACTGGAAACACGT GATTACCGAGAAGTGCGAGACAATAAGATGCGGCTGATTCTGAGCAGGGGAGACAGAATCAAGGAGATTCTTAAG GTTGTGGTTCAGCAGGTGAGCATAGTGGAAACCATCGAACCGCTGGACTTTGTGGA ATTCAGGGATTGGTTGTTCCCAGCTTCAGGCTTCGAGAGTCTGCAATTCCGACTGTTGGAAAACAAGTTGGGGATCAGGAAG GAGGATCGTGTTAAGGAGTACCGGTTCACTCCCGTCAATGCCGATGATGCTGGCAAACTCTCTAATTCGGAGAAACAGAAGTCCCTGTTGCAGCTGGTGCAG ACGTGGCTTGAGAATACGTTTGACAATGAGGCTGGCGGGTCCTTCTGGACGTGCTACGAAGATCGAATCAAACAGCGCCTCAGCGGCATCAAAGACGAGAGCAAGCGCAGGGCCACCAAG GAAATGTTTGACAACATTGTGGATGAGGCAAAGCACGACGGACTCTTTAACGAAG GGAAGAGGAAGTTGTCCCATCGTGCCCTCAAAGGGGCCCTGATGATCACCTACAAGAG GGACGAGCTGAAGTTTCAGGAGGCCTACAAGTTTCTGCGCATGCTCGTTGACATTGATGAGCTCCTGTATAAATGGCGAT GGAACCATGTGATGATGGTGCAAAGAATGCTGGGAGACAAGCCTGGGACCGGGGGTGGGGGATACAAGTACCTGCGGTCCACTGTCTG TGACAGTGACAACTACAAGGTGTTCTTGGACCTGTTTAACATCGCCACCTTCCTCATTCCAACTGATGTCATCTGA